One segment of Primulina tabacum isolate GXHZ01 chromosome 6, ASM2559414v2, whole genome shotgun sequence DNA contains the following:
- the LOC142550009 gene encoding uncharacterized protein LOC142550009 yields the protein MDISFASAALRPPVLDGTNYSLWKVKIRYYIKSLDERAWQRVMNGWTPPVMIDQEGDKRPKPETDWTADEVQNSNHNSKALNVIFTSVDMNMFNLITNCTSAKSALDILQSHCEGSESVRRTRLRMLTSKFEMMRMEESESILEYDRRLREIANEAFSVGESISNERLVSKVLRSLPERFNINICAIDEAKDTSKMALEDLINSLRTFEMNLDM from the coding sequence aTGGACATCTCGTTTGCAAGCGCGGCACTTCGACCACCAGTACTCGATGGTACTAATTACAGCCTATGGAAGGTTAAGATAAGATACTACATAAAATCTCTGGATGAACGGGCATGGCAGCGTGTCATGAATGGATGGACTCCACCAGTCATGATAGATCAAGAAGGTGACAAACGGCCAAAGCCTGAAACTGACTGGACTGCTGATGAAGTGCAAAATTCAAACCATAACTCAAAGGCCTTGAATGTTATATTCACATCGGTTGACATGAACATGTTCAATTTAATCACAAACTGTACTTCGGCTAAAAGTGCATTGGATATTCTCCAAAGTCACTGTGAAGGGTCTGAGAGTGTGCGACGAACCAGATTAAGGATGCTTACATCCAAAttcgagatgatgaggatggaagAATCTGAGAGCATACTCGAGTACGATCGCCGCCTACGGGAAATCGCTAATGAGGCATTTAGTGTTGGAGAATCTATCTCCAATGAGCGTCTAGTTAGCAAAGTCCTCCGTTCTCTGCCTGAAAGGTTCAACATAAATATTTGTGCAATAGATGAGGCTAAGGACACTTCTAAAATGGCACTGGAAGATCTTATCAATTCATTACGTACCTTCGAGATGAATCTGGACATGTAG